Genomic segment of Pseudoalteromonas sp. NC201:
ATCTTCAGGAGTAACTACGAAAGAAGGGATATTAACAACACGACCATTAACCATAATCGCTTTGTGGCTTACTAGCTGACGTGCTTCAGCACGTGTGCTTGCAAAACCCATGCGATATACAACATTGTCTAGACGTTGCTCTAGAAGCTGTAACAAGTTTTCACCTGTGTTACCTTTAAGGCGAGCAGCTTCTTTGTAGTAGTTACGGAATTGCTTTTCTAGTACACCGTAGATACGACGAACTTTTTGCTTTTCACGTAGCTGTAAACCGTAATCAGATAGACGACCTTTACGTGCGCCGTGCTGACCAGGTGCTGTTTCTAGTTTACACTTAGAGTCAATTGCTCTTACGCCGCTTTTAAGGAACAGGTCAGTACCTTCACGACGACTCAGCTTGAGCTTAGGGCCCAAATATCTTGCCATGTTCTTTCTCCTAACCTATTGTTATACGCGACGTTTCTTCGGTGGACGACAACCATTGTGTGGAATTGGCGTCACGTCAGTGATGTTAGTGATACGGTAACCAGCAGCATTCAATGCACGAACAGCAGACTCACGGCCTGGACCTGGACCTTTGATGAATACTTCTAGGTTCTTAAGACCGTACTCTTGTGCAGCAACACCTGCACGCTCCGCAGCAACCTGTGCAGCGAATGGAGTAGACTTACGAGAACCACGGAAACCTGAACCACCTGCAGTCGCCCAAGAAAGAGCATTACCTTGACGGTCAGTGATGGTCACAATCGTGTTGTTGAAAGATGCATGAACGTGAGCCATGCCGTCAACAACCTGCTTTTTGACCTTTTTACGACGAATTGGTGCTTTTGCCATAACTTACCCCACCTTATTTCTTGATAGGCTTGCGAGGACCCTTACGAGTACGCGCGTTAGTCTTAGTACGCTGACCACGTAGTGGTAGCGAACGACGGTGACGTAAGCCACGGAAACAACCAAGGTCCATAAGACGCTTGATGTTTAGTGTAACTTCACGACGAAGATCACCTTCAACAGTGTACTTGCCAACTTCTTCACGAAGGATGTCAAGTGTTTCGTCATTTAACTCGCCGATTTTAGTAGTTTCAGCGATACCTGTCGCAGCTAAGATCGCCTTAGCGCGAGTTTTACCTACACCATAGATGCTTGTTAAACCGATAACAGCATGCTTATGATCAGGAACGTTAATGCCTGCGATACGGGCCACTAACATATCTCCTATAAATAAACTTGATTATCATCTTGCTGGAAAGCCCGTATAGGATACCCAACCGACATTCAAGTTTTACCAAAGAAACAGGCTAAGTAAAGTTACTCAGCCTGCACGACTTAATTTGCTTAGCCTTGCCTTTGCTTGTGCTTTGGCTCACTGCAGATCACACGTACAACACCTGCACGCTTGATTACTTTGCAGTTACGGCAAATTTTCTTAACGGAAGCACGTACTTTCATTACTCAACTCCGTAAACTGACCTTAACGGCCGTAGCCTTTAAGGTTCGCTTTTTTCAGCACAGAATCATATTGATGTGACATCATATGAGTCTGTACTTGTGCCATAAAGTCCATGATGACAACAACGATAATCAGAATCGATGTACCGCCGAAGTAGAATGGCGTTTGCCATGCCATAGTCATAAACTCGGGCACCAGACAGATAAAGGTTATATACAAAGCACCTGCCAATGTCAGGCGTGTCATCACTTTATCAATGTATTTAGATGTCTGCTCACCTGGACGAATGCCTGGAATAAAAGCGCCAGATTTTTTCAGGTTATCTGCTGTCTCACGCGGGTTAAACACCAACGCAGTGTAGAAGAAGCAGAAGAAGATAATAGCCGCAGCTAATACCATCGCATACAGTGGTTGACCTGGAGTCAATACTGCTGAGATAGCTTGTAGCACATCAGCGACCGGACCTTCACCTTGGCCAAACCAGCTTGCTATTGTACCAGGGAACAAAATGATACTGCTAGCAAAGATTGGTGGAATAACACCCGCCATGTTAACTTTTAGTGGTAAGTGCGTGCTTTGAGCAGCAAATACCTGACGACCTTGTTGACGCTTCGCATAGTTTACAACGATACGACGTTGACCACGCTCGAAGAACACAACTAGGTAAGTTACAGCGAATACGATTACCGCAATCAATAACAATGCTAAAATATGCAGATCACCTTGGCGCGCCATTTCTGCTGTCGAACCAATTGCAGACGGCAGGTTAGCTACAATACCAACAAATATTAGAACTGAGATACCGTTACCGATACCACGCTCAGTGATTTGTTCGCCCAACCACATAAGGAACATAGTTCCTGTGACTAAGCTCACTACAGCTGTGAAATAAAAGCCGAAGCCTGGATTCACAACTAAGCCTTCCATCATGTTAGGTAGACCAGTAGCGATACCTATCGATTGGAATGTAGCAAGCACAAGCGTACCATAACGCGTATACTGGCTGATTTTCTTACGCCCTTGCTCACCTTCTTTCTTAAGCTCTATCATCGCAGGATGTATGTGCGTTAATAGCTGCATAATAATCGAAGCCGAGATGTACGGCATAATACCTAGCGCCAATACCGATGCACGCTCAAGCGCACCACCGCTGAACATGTTGAACATCTCAACAATGGTGCCCTTTTGTTGCTCGAAGAATTCGGCAAGTACAGCGGCGTCAATCCCAGGGATTGGCACAAAAGAGCCCAGACGGTAAATAATGATAGCACCCAATACGAATAGTAATCGGCGCTTCAGTTCCGCAAGCCCACTTTGTGCACTTTGCATATCTTGACCTGGTTTAGCCATAGCGTACTTCCTTAGTCTTCTACCTTGCCTCCGGCAGCTTCGATAGCTTCGCGTGCACCTTTAGACACTTTCATGCCTTTAACAGTAACAGCGCGTGAAACTTCGCCAGATTTTACAACTTTTACGAACTGGATGTTCTTTTTAACGATACCAGCTGCCTGTAACGCGTTTAGATCTACCACATCGCCTTCAACTTTAGCGATTTCGAATAGATTCACTTCTTTAGACACAAGAGACTTGCGTGAAGTGAAACCAAACTTAGGTAGACGACGTTGCATAGGCATTTGACCGCCTTCGAAACCAACGCGTACTTTACCGCCAGAGCGTGACTTTTGACCTTTGTGACCACGGCCACCAGTCTTACCAAGACCAGAACCGATACCACGGCCAACACGCTTACCAGCTGTTTTTGAACCTGCAGCAGGTGAAAGTGTATTCAAGTTCATCGAATTACCCCTCAACCTTAACCATGTAAGAAACTTGGTTGATCATACCGCGAACTGCTGGCGTATCTTCTAGCTCAACAGTGTGATTGATACGACGTAAACCAAGGCCACGTAATGTAGCTTTATGCTTCGGTAAACGACCGATTGAGCTACGTACTTGAGTTACTTTTACTGTGTTTGCCATGGTGTCTTACCCCAAGATTTCGTCAACGCTAAGACCACGCTTCGCAGCAATACCTTCTGGAGAATTCATATTCTCTAGCGCTGCGATAGTTGCGCGAACGATGTTGATCGGGTTAGTTGAACCGTATGCTTTAGATAGTACGTTCTGTACACCAGTTACTTCTAGTACTGCACGCATCGCACCACCTGCGATGATACCTGTACCTTCAGATGCTGGCTGCATGTATACTTTAGAACCCGCGTGGCGACCCTTGATTGGGTGCTGTAGCGTGTTACCTTTTAGTTCAACAGTGATCATGTTGCGACGTGCTTTTTCCATTGCTTTTTGAATAGCAGCAGGAACTTCACGTGCTTTACCATAACCAAAACCTACTTTACCAGCGCCATCACCAACTACTGTTAGTGCAGTGAAGCTAAAGATACGACCACCTTTAACCACTTTAGACACACGGTTTACCGCGATTAGCTTTTCAGCCAATTCAGGCTGTTGTGCTTTTGCTTCTACGTTAGCCATTGTCTACTCCTAGAATTGCAGACCGGCTTCGCGCGCAGCATCAGCTAGCGCCTTCACACGGCCGTGATATTTAAAGCCACTGCGATCAAAAGCGATTTTTTCAACGCCTTTGTCAGCTACGCGCTCAGCGATTGCTTTACCAACTGCTTGAGCCGCTTCGATGTTGCCTGTGCCTTTAACTGTTTCAACAATTGCTTTTTCAACAGTAGAAGCAGCAGCCAGTACATTACCCTCAGCATTGATTACTTGAGCGTAAATGTGACGTGGCGTGCGGTGGATAACAAGACGTGTTGTGCCTTGTTCGATAATATTTCTACGAGTGCGCTTAGCACGACGTAGACGAGCTGTTTTCTTATCCATCGTCTTACCTTACTTCTTCTTAGCCTCTTTACGACGCACGTGCTCATCAGCGTAACGTACACCTTTACCTTTATAAGGCTCTGGTTCACGGTATGAGCGGATGTTAGCAGCTGTTTGACCAACTAACTGCTTGTCTGCGCCTTTAACAACAATTTCAGTCTGGCTTGGAGCTTCGATAGTGATACCTGTTGGGATCTCGAAGTTCACTGGGTGAGAAAAGCCAAGGGTTAAATCTAATGTATTACCCTTAACTGCCGCACGGTAACCAACACCTACTAGCTGTAGTTTCTTCTCATAACCATCGTTAACACCAACAATCATGTTGTTGATTAGCGCACGTGCAGTACCAGCTTGAGCCCAAGCATTAGCAACTTCACGAGGAGCTGTAGTGATAACGTTGTCGTTTAGTGAAACTTCAACCGCATCGTTGATTGTGCGAGTTAATTCACCGTTCTTGCCTTTAACTTTGATGTCCTGGCCGTTAATTGTAACTTCAACACCGGCAGGAACATTGATTGGAGCCTTCGCTATACGAGACATAGTTCCCCTCCGATTAAGCTACAAAGCCAATGATTTCACCACCAACGCCAGCGGTACGCGCAGCGCGGTCTGTCATCAGGCCTTTAGAAGTTGATACGATAGCGATACCTAGACCACCCATTACCTTAGGTAATTCGTCACGTCTCTTATAGATACGTAGACCAGGGCGGCTAACACGCTGGATGTTTTCGATTACAGCTTTGCCTTCGAAGTACTTAAGTTCGATAGTCAATTCTGCTTTTACGTCACCAGATACTGCGAAGTCAGTGATATAACCTTCGTCTTTAAGTACCTTAGCTACAGCTACTTTCAGCTTTGAAGTTGGCATTGAAACAGATACCTTCTTCGCAGACTGACCGTTACGGATACGTGTGAACAAATCCGCAATTGGATCTTGCAAGCTCATGTCTTACTCCCGTGATTCTATTACCAACTAGCCTTTTTAAGGCCAGGAATTTCACCGCGCATCGCTGCTTCGCGAACTTTAATACGGCTTAAGCCGAACTTGCGAAGGTAACCATGAGGGCGGCCCGTGATGTTACAACGATTACGTTGACGTGAAGGGCTAGAATCGCGTGGTAAAGACTGTAGCTTTAACACTGCATCCCAACGCTCATCATCAGATGCATTAACATCGCTGATGATAGCTTTTAACGCAGCACGCTTTTCAGCATACTGAGTAACTAATTTAGCACGTTTTACGTCACGTGCTTTCATTGAATTCTTTGCCATAACCCTACCCTTACTTTTTGAATGGGAAGTTGAACGCTTCTAACAACGCACGGCCTTCGTCATCTGTTTTCGCAGAAGTAGTGATTGTGATATCCATACCGCGAACGCGGTCTACTTTATCATAATCGATTTCTGGGAAGATGATTTGTTCACGTACGCCCATAGAGTAGTTACCGCGACCGTCAAAAGACTTTGCGCTAACACCGCGGAAGTCACGAATACGTGGCATCGCGATAGAGACTAAACGCTCTAGGAAATCCCACATACGCTCGCCGCGTAGGGTTACTTTACAGCCAATTGGGTAACCTTCACGGATCTTAAAGCCAGCAACTGATTTGCGTGCTTTCGTCACTAGAGGCTTCTGACCAGAGATTGATTCTAGGTCTGCTACTGCGTTTTCTAGAATTTTCTTGTCAGCTAGGGCTTCGCCCACACCCATGTTAAGTGTGATCTTTTCGATCTGAGGGACTTGCATGACAGAGCTGTAACCGAACTTCTCTTGAAGCTCTTTTACCACTTTGTCTTTGTACACTTCATGCAGTTTCGCCATCGTCTACTCCAACTATTAAATAGTTTTACCGGTAGACTTGAAGAAACGGACTTTTTTACCGTCTTCAAATCTAAAACCTACACGATCCGCTTTGCCAGTTTCGGCATTGAAAATCGCTACGTTTGATACGTCGACTGACGCTTCTTTCTCAACAACACCGCCAGCTTGCTGTAGTTGTGGTACAGGCTTCTGGTGTTTCTTGATGATGTTAACGCCTTCAACAAATACTCGGCCAGTTTCAGTAACAACTGAAAGCACTTTACCGCGCTTACCTTTGTCTTTACCGGCTAGTACGATTACTTCGTCATCACGACGGATTTTTGCTGCCATGATCGACTCCTTATAGTACTTCTGGTGCTAGTGAAACGATCTTCATGAACTTTTCAGTACGAAGTTCACGAGTCACAGGGCCGAAGATACGAGTACCAATAGGCTGTAAGTTATCATTTAAGATAACAGCCGCATTGCTATCGAAACGGATTAAAGAGCCGTCTGGACGACGTACGCCTTTTTTAGTACGCACTACTACTGCGTTTTTAACATCACCTTTCTTCACTTTGCCGCGAGGAATCGCTTCTTTAACAGAAACTTTAATGATGTCGCCAACCGCTGCGTAGCGACGGTGCGAACCACCAAGGACTTTTATACACTGCACTTTGCGAGCGCCGCTGTTATCAGCAACGTCCAGCTGAGTTTGCATTTGGATCATCTTAATGACCTCCGGTGTAGTTACAACTCGCCTAGATTTCGTTCAAAATCAAGGCATTTAGGTTAAATTCCACTCAAAAAACTGTGATTATGTCTTTCAAGGGCGGGCAATTGTATCAGCAATGTCGCATCAAAGATAGTTCAATTTTTAATTAATTTAACGCGTTAACATGAGGTACCGATTACAGTTTGAGGATATGGCGGCAAGCAATCGAGAATTCAACCACTTGCGCAAATATTAAACAAAGTTTACAGCGAAAATTTTATTTCGATTATTGTTTAGGCATATCGCTTAGTAGGCTGTGAACAAGAATTTCTCATCCTTTTCTCACAAACAAGCTCAAGCTTTGAGCAAACAGCTATATGGAGCGACGAGAGAATTTTAGAAACCGTCAAGTCGAGATAAATCTCGACCTACGGCTCTCTTTTACTTTTGATGTAATCACCCACATTGCTTACGGTGTCTAGCCAATAACCATTTTTAGGGTCCTGTAAATAAGGAATAAGCTGGTCTAACATTTTGGTATCGACGGTGTACATGCCTTTTTCACCCACTTCATGTCCAGCAAGGATGATCCAACTGTTATTTGCCCTAAGATGCTCCAGCAGCCCTTTTAGTTCTTCAAAGCTAACACCGTCCATCCTGATTCCGGTGAGTTGCGCAAAGTCAGTATAAGTTGGGTGGTTAGCGGTTTCATCTAACCACGTACGGCCACTGTCAAAGTGCTTCGCAATCACCGGTACATAACTTTTTACTTCAGCGCCGCGACCAACAAAGGTATTACCACAAGGGTATGCAAAGCTTCTGGGGGTTACGCCCAAATGCTTTTCAATATATTTTGTGGTGCTTACTACATCGCGTTCTATGTAGGCCAAATCAACTTGTTCCAGCCCTTTGTCCTTTTCCCTTAGCCAGGCAAAGTTACCCGTACATAAGTGTTCACTGGTGTGGTTGCCTATTTCATGCCCCTGCTTCACCGCCGCTTGCCACAATCCGAGCTTTTCCTCCACCTGTGATGGCATAACATAAAATGTGCCTTTCACCTTATGGCGATTAAGTAACGGCACTCCCACCTCAACTTGACTTGGCCTTGCATCATCAAACGTAAGGCTTATTGCGTTACGAGCATTATTAGGATAATTAAAGGTTTGGTTGCTATCAGCCGCTATACTAGAAGTATTTACGAGCAGAGCGCTTGCCATCATGGCAGCCAAACTGAAGTGAGAAACTAAATTAGAAGATAACTTTGCCATTTGTTTGTCCTTATTGTTATTTATCCTTATAACCTATATGAGGCTGTGAGTATGACAAAGTGTTAAATTTTCAACTTGTTATTTGCGACTAAGGCCAACGCAAATGGTACTAATTTAGTATTTTTAGCGATACACTAATCCCAATAATAAAAGAGAAAGACAGCGCTGTGTTGAAGTTAGAAGAATACTATCAGGACGTGATCTTGCTCGCCGAAGGCGGAATGAGCAAAGTGTACCTTGCTACCGACAAAAAATTAGGCCGCCGAGTAGCGGTAAAGGTGATATCACTAACTCAGCACACGCAATCAGATGCACTCAACGAAGCCCGCCTGTTAGCGCGTTTTAACCATCCAAACATAGTACAAATTTATGATGTATTTGAAAGCGATGGCCAAATGGCTTTGGAAATGGAATATGTGCAAGGTGCAACTTTACAGCACTACACAAAAACACACGTATTAACTACCGAGCAAAAAGTCGAGCTGCTAAGTCATATAGCCGATGGGCTGGCCTCAGCTCATGGCCAGAACATTCTTCATTTAGACTTAAAACCTGGCAATATACTGGTTAATGAACAGAGCATAGCCAAAATTGCCGACTTTGGTATTTCACAATTAGAAGACAACCAAGCCTCTCGTCCACATACCAGTTACGGTAGTCTCACAGCAATGTCACCAGAGCAACTTCGTGATGAAACGCTAGACAGTCGCAGTGACTTATTCTCATTTGGGCTAATAGCTTATCAATTGTTAGCAGGACATCATCCTTATTTCGAACAAGCTGACGATGGTAGTGACAAGTCTATTGCTGAACAGATCAAGTTCCAGCCATTAAAAGCCAGTGCTAAACGTATTTTAGATATTCCCCCTGCACTGGCACAGCTCATTGATCGCTTATTGCAATACGACAAAAACGCTCGCCCAAGTAGCGCGAATGAAGTCAGTCAGCAGCTAAAGCAAATTTTACACGCCTTTAGCTACGATAACAGCGAAGCGACAGTGTCACTTGAACAAATAGAGCTACGAGATAGAGCCAGAGAGAAAGCCAAAGCACGTAAAAAGCAACTAGGTATTGCAGTATTTTTCACCTTTTTAGTGTGCTTAGCCGTTGGTGGGTACTGGTATTGGCAGGAAACCAAACCCAAGGTTTATATTGCAGCGCTACCGATAAAATTCACAAACTCTTTTCAACTACTTGAAGCGCATCAACAAAACATCGAGTTAGCAATTAACGACGCACTTAAACAACATTTTTTAAGTAATGATGATTACGTCTTCATTTCAGACAGTGAAGTAGAGCAAACACAAAAATTTATTGGTGTTGAAGCACCATTAAAGGCATTGGGGCGAGCGTTAAATAGTAATGAGCTCATTACGATAAAACTAGACTGTAATATTCAAAGCTGTGACATCGTTATCGACTTAGTTGATGCGTCTAATGGAGCCTTGATTAATGGTGCGCGAACAATGACCTCGAGTGAAAACTACAGCCATGTTTTTGCTATTACAGCCTCGGC
This window contains:
- the rpsD gene encoding 30S ribosomal protein S4, with the translated sequence MARYLGPKLKLSRREGTDLFLKSGVRAIDSKCKLETAPGQHGARKGRLSDYGLQLREKQKVRRIYGVLEKQFRNYYKEAARLKGNTGENLLQLLEQRLDNVVYRMGFASTRAEARQLVSHKAIMVNGRVVNIPSFVVTPEDVVVIREKSKKQARIIAALELAEQREKPTWIEVDGKKMEGTFKRLPERSDLSADINEQLIVELYSK
- the rpsK gene encoding 30S ribosomal protein S11 — protein: MAKAPIRRKKVKKQVVDGMAHVHASFNNTIVTITDRQGNALSWATAGGSGFRGSRKSTPFAAQVAAERAGVAAQEYGLKNLEVFIKGPGPGRESAVRALNAAGYRITNITDVTPIPHNGCRPPKKRRV
- the rpsM gene encoding 30S ribosomal protein S13, yielding MARIAGINVPDHKHAVIGLTSIYGVGKTRAKAILAATGIAETTKIGELNDETLDILREEVGKYTVEGDLRREVTLNIKRLMDLGCFRGLRHRRSLPLRGQRTKTNARTRKGPRKPIKK
- the rpmJ gene encoding 50S ribosomal protein L36, with amino-acid sequence MKVRASVKKICRNCKVIKRAGVVRVICSEPKHKQRQG
- the secY gene encoding preprotein translocase subunit SecY, whose amino-acid sequence is MAKPGQDMQSAQSGLAELKRRLLFVLGAIIIYRLGSFVPIPGIDAAVLAEFFEQQKGTIVEMFNMFSGGALERASVLALGIMPYISASIIMQLLTHIHPAMIELKKEGEQGRKKISQYTRYGTLVLATFQSIGIATGLPNMMEGLVVNPGFGFYFTAVVSLVTGTMFLMWLGEQITERGIGNGISVLIFVGIVANLPSAIGSTAEMARQGDLHILALLLIAVIVFAVTYLVVFFERGQRRIVVNYAKRQQGRQVFAAQSTHLPLKVNMAGVIPPIFASSIILFPGTIASWFGQGEGPVADVLQAISAVLTPGQPLYAMVLAAAIIFFCFFYTALVFNPRETADNLKKSGAFIPGIRPGEQTSKYIDKVMTRLTLAGALYITFICLVPEFMTMAWQTPFYFGGTSILIIVVVIMDFMAQVQTHMMSHQYDSVLKKANLKGYGR
- the rplO gene encoding 50S ribosomal protein L15, which produces MNLNTLSPAAGSKTAGKRVGRGIGSGLGKTGGRGHKGQKSRSGGKVRVGFEGGQMPMQRRLPKFGFTSRKSLVSKEVNLFEIAKVEGDVVDLNALQAAGIVKKNIQFVKVVKSGEVSRAVTVKGMKVSKGAREAIEAAGGKVED
- the rpmD gene encoding 50S ribosomal protein L30; translation: MANTVKVTQVRSSIGRLPKHKATLRGLGLRRINHTVELEDTPAVRGMINQVSYMVKVEG
- the rpsE gene encoding 30S ribosomal protein S5, whose amino-acid sequence is MANVEAKAQQPELAEKLIAVNRVSKVVKGGRIFSFTALTVVGDGAGKVGFGYGKAREVPAAIQKAMEKARRNMITVELKGNTLQHPIKGRHAGSKVYMQPASEGTGIIAGGAMRAVLEVTGVQNVLSKAYGSTNPINIVRATIAALENMNSPEGIAAKRGLSVDEILG
- the rplR gene encoding 50S ribosomal protein L18 produces the protein MDKKTARLRRAKRTRRNIIEQGTTRLVIHRTPRHIYAQVINAEGNVLAAASTVEKAIVETVKGTGNIEAAQAVGKAIAERVADKGVEKIAFDRSGFKYHGRVKALADAAREAGLQF
- the rplF gene encoding 50S ribosomal protein L6, producing the protein MSRIAKAPINVPAGVEVTINGQDIKVKGKNGELTRTINDAVEVSLNDNVITTAPREVANAWAQAGTARALINNMIVGVNDGYEKKLQLVGVGYRAAVKGNTLDLTLGFSHPVNFEIPTGITIEAPSQTEIVVKGADKQLVGQTAANIRSYREPEPYKGKGVRYADEHVRRKEAKKK
- the rpsH gene encoding 30S ribosomal protein S8, producing MSLQDPIADLFTRIRNGQSAKKVSVSMPTSKLKVAVAKVLKDEGYITDFAVSGDVKAELTIELKYFEGKAVIENIQRVSRPGLRIYKRRDELPKVMGGLGIAIVSTSKGLMTDRAARTAGVGGEIIGFVA
- the rpsN gene encoding 30S ribosomal protein S14, whose amino-acid sequence is MAKNSMKARDVKRAKLVTQYAEKRAALKAIISDVNASDDERWDAVLKLQSLPRDSSPSRQRNRCNITGRPHGYLRKFGLSRIKVREAAMRGEIPGLKKASW
- the rplE gene encoding 50S ribosomal protein L5 — protein: MAKLHEVYKDKVVKELQEKFGYSSVMQVPQIEKITLNMGVGEALADKKILENAVADLESISGQKPLVTKARKSVAGFKIREGYPIGCKVTLRGERMWDFLERLVSIAMPRIRDFRGVSAKSFDGRGNYSMGVREQIIFPEIDYDKVDRVRGMDITITTSAKTDDEGRALLEAFNFPFKK
- the rplX gene encoding 50S ribosomal protein L24, translated to MAAKIRRDDEVIVLAGKDKGKRGKVLSVVTETGRVFVEGVNIIKKHQKPVPQLQQAGGVVEKEASVDVSNVAIFNAETGKADRVGFRFEDGKKVRFFKSTGKTI
- the rplN gene encoding 50S ribosomal protein L14, with the protein product MIQMQTQLDVADNSGARKVQCIKVLGGSHRRYAAVGDIIKVSVKEAIPRGKVKKGDVKNAVVVRTKKGVRRPDGSLIRFDSNAAVILNDNLQPIGTRIFGPVTRELRTEKFMKIVSLAPEVL
- a CDS encoding polysaccharide deacetylase family protein codes for the protein MAKLSSNLVSHFSLAAMMASALLVNTSSIAADSNQTFNYPNNARNAISLTFDDARPSQVEVGVPLLNRHKVKGTFYVMPSQVEEKLGLWQAAVKQGHEIGNHTSEHLCTGNFAWLREKDKGLEQVDLAYIERDVVSTTKYIEKHLGVTPRSFAYPCGNTFVGRGAEVKSYVPVIAKHFDSGRTWLDETANHPTYTDFAQLTGIRMDGVSFEELKGLLEHLRANNSWIILAGHEVGEKGMYTVDTKMLDQLIPYLQDPKNGYWLDTVSNVGDYIKSKREP
- a CDS encoding serine/threonine-protein kinase, with translation MLKLEEYYQDVILLAEGGMSKVYLATDKKLGRRVAVKVISLTQHTQSDALNEARLLARFNHPNIVQIYDVFESDGQMALEMEYVQGATLQHYTKTHVLTTEQKVELLSHIADGLASAHGQNILHLDLKPGNILVNEQSIAKIADFGISQLEDNQASRPHTSYGSLTAMSPEQLRDETLDSRSDLFSFGLIAYQLLAGHHPYFEQADDGSDKSIAEQIKFQPLKASAKRILDIPPALAQLIDRLLQYDKNARPSSANEVSQQLKQILHAFSYDNSEATVSLEQIELRDRAREKAKARKKQLGIAVFFTFLVCLAVGGYWYWQETKPKVYIAALPIKFTNSFQLLEAHQQNIELAINDALKQHFLSNDDYVFISDSEVEQTQKFIGVEAPLKALGRALNSNELITIKLDCNIQSCDIVIDLVDASNGALINGARTMTSSENYSHVFAITASALTSLTGGSTDLATSNKTLLNNYATLHDASLVQGADRAAILKELTTLIDTAPDFLPLYSLYSELAIQLYTDSSNDQVLLNWEQVLQQAPKRLKASTIIQTSYLEFYAFVKDKSRAKGTFLAIQNSVKDEYQKHALISIYYNLINDYASALHHIELAYELRPTLKVIRNAALLNMKLGQYEEALPYLRAASHYGPDNLKTLKAIADISLLLGKLHDAEKSYQALVNRSYTSTATFNNYAIVLMLLGDLERALEFAERATQLAPSNVEILLNYADIYSLMGEKAKASEVYQQILASAPASQVEVVRIQALAHLGRNQEALIAIDEYLAEYPDSAEAFYVKSLIQTLIEEKYSAMASLKKSIDLGWSPSFYRLSWFKTLCHSPSLELRIGTEHFTYLCQVQITN